The following proteins come from a genomic window of Heyndrickxia acidicola:
- a CDS encoding NAD-dependent epimerase/dehydratase family protein yields the protein MKVLVTGGAGFIGSHTVDLLVESGYDVLVIDNLCTGKKENISTKAAFFNLDINSKEVEQVFCEFQPDILIHLAAQVKVSISLGDPFRDAMENIMGTIRLLSYCDKYGVQKVIFASSAAVYGENHQLPLKESAAASPVSFYGVSKSTCESYIRLFNHYNKLPFTILRYANVYGPRQTADAEGGIVSIFLNNIAENKPLVIYGDGEQTRDFIFVKDVAKANVAAITKGDNEIINLGTETNTSINRLSYMCRDILKCNIVPSYESARAGDIPNSFLANSKAKKLLNWIPSYTLEEGLKETAKSIKP from the coding sequence TTGAAGGTTTTGGTTACTGGAGGAGCTGGTTTTATTGGATCACATACGGTGGATCTATTAGTTGAAAGTGGATATGACGTTTTAGTGATTGATAACTTGTGTACCGGCAAAAAAGAAAATATAAGTACAAAGGCTGCTTTTTTTAATTTAGATATCAACAGTAAGGAAGTAGAGCAGGTTTTTTGCGAATTCCAACCAGATATTCTTATTCATCTGGCTGCACAAGTAAAGGTTTCAATTTCTTTAGGTGATCCTTTTAGAGATGCAATGGAAAATATCATGGGTACAATCCGATTATTATCATATTGTGATAAATATGGTGTTCAGAAAGTAATATTTGCTTCTTCTGCAGCAGTTTATGGAGAAAACCATCAACTTCCTCTTAAAGAATCTGCAGCAGCTTCCCCAGTTTCCTTCTATGGTGTTTCCAAATCAACATGCGAATCCTATATAAGGCTTTTTAATCATTATAATAAGCTTCCGTTTACCATTTTACGGTATGCAAATGTTTATGGACCAAGGCAAACAGCAGATGCAGAAGGAGGAATTGTGTCCATTTTTTTAAACAATATAGCAGAAAACAAACCTTTAGTTATTTATGGAGATGGCGAGCAGACAAGAGATTTTATTTTTGTTAAAGATGTAGCCAAAGCCAATGTGGCGGCCATCACAAAGGGAGATAATGAAATAATAAATCTTGGAACCGAAACTAACACGTCTATCAATAGGTTATCTTATATGTGCAGGGATATTTTGAAATGTAATATCGTTCCAAGCTATGAATCTGCTAGGGCAGGAGATATCCCAAATAGTTTCCTTGCAAATAGTAAAGCTAAAAAATTATTAAATTGGATACCATCATATACTTTGGAGGAAGGATTAAAGGAAACAGCTAAAAGTATAAAACCATAA
- a CDS encoding GNAT family N-acetyltransferase yields the protein MILVRPAQEHSEQIMAYRTAFLHLGEQPYGGSSLQHFESYYEWLQKVKDQEKGENLPQNRVPASQFLSMVNGKLIGLINIRHQLTPELLIENGHIGYSVHPDERLKGYAAEQLRLCLQEAKKLGLEKVLITCDKTNIGSAKTIQKVGGILESEVISSNSHEIVQRYWVEIG from the coding sequence ATGATATTAGTAAGACCGGCACAAGAGCATAGTGAACAAATAATGGCTTATCGGACAGCGTTTTTACATTTGGGAGAACAGCCATATGGCGGTTCTTCATTACAACATTTTGAATCCTATTATGAATGGCTTCAAAAAGTCAAAGACCAGGAAAAAGGAGAAAACTTACCGCAAAACCGAGTTCCGGCCTCTCAATTTTTGAGTATGGTAAATGGGAAATTAATCGGTTTAATTAATATTCGCCATCAATTAACACCAGAATTATTGATTGAGAATGGACATATCGGCTATAGTGTGCACCCGGATGAACGCCTCAAGGGGTACGCCGCTGAGCAGCTCCGACTTTGCTTACAGGAAGCGAAAAAACTAGGATTGGAAAAAGTATTGATCACTTGTGATAAAACCAATATCGGCTCTGCCAAGACCATTCAAAAAGTGGGAGGGATTTTAGAAAGTGAAGTGATTTCCTCAAACAGTCATGAAATTGTTCAACGGTACTGGGTAGAAATAGGATAA
- a CDS encoding alkaline phosphatase family protein, whose protein sequence is MKKKSLLLLAATSILAMGSILSISLPTFAAHNPSQKMEAKSVTKGIPYNVLNKNSQGKTATPIKHVVVIFDENISFDHYFGTYPIAKNPANEPPFYAAPGTPKVNGLSASLLTKNPNAANPQRLDRSQAMTPDMDHGFTSEQKSFNGGKMDKFVENNGHGNPMVMDYYDGNTVTAFWNFAQHFAMNDHYFGSNLGPSTPGAINVVSGNTSGAAAYSANKAQNGTPLQPGDKGFPSWAVTGGDLYGDTDPYYDSASKGATAGLSGTNIGDLLNKKGLTWGSFFGGYDNPAAQHKNIGGNAVTDYIPHHEPFQYYAGTSNLTHAKPSSVAMIGHTDQANHQYDLTDFWAAANAGNLPNYSFLKAPAYQDGHPSYSDPIDEQKWLVETVNKLESLPTWKSTAIIVTYDDSDGWYDHVMPPTVNPNDPHAKAVKGNNAANPPQDRIGYGPRLPMVVISPYAKHNAVVSTLADQASVLRFVEDNWKLGRIGKGSFDTQAGSLDNMFDFSPGYYNPPVFLDPNTGEPVAKMKPFTHNGQLYVAVKDLEQSLDVRAHKIGKEESFIYGGHSVEIPSHGNYVRVNMKPVKLEAPIVKKNGSVCLPIANLSKALGVTPVQFKTNEILFKQRNAKGSKTQTSGTVNSKNDSKGSAGKAAARFVVENNSRTESSTLSIGTPDSVSAGTNNGTLVNQTIQGAYSGKTYSLMIKGNPADAGKTVYVTFKHGDMDKTGKLTLGEREISITPVAVTLDSTGKAVLTYTVGTAPINDDAYDNDEIAISDTKGTSAASYTNQITVLS, encoded by the coding sequence ATGAAAAAGAAATCTTTACTATTGCTTGCTGCAACAAGTATTCTAGCAATGGGTTCAATTTTATCTATATCTTTACCTACTTTTGCTGCTCATAATCCAAGTCAGAAAATGGAGGCAAAAAGTGTTACAAAAGGAATCCCTTACAATGTATTAAATAAAAATAGTCAAGGAAAAACAGCGACACCTATAAAACACGTAGTTGTTATTTTCGACGAGAATATATCATTTGATCATTATTTCGGTACTTATCCGATTGCCAAGAATCCTGCAAATGAACCGCCATTCTACGCAGCCCCGGGCACTCCCAAAGTGAATGGACTGTCTGCATCATTATTAACAAAAAACCCAAACGCTGCGAATCCACAGCGTTTGGATCGGTCTCAAGCAATGACTCCAGATATGGATCACGGCTTTACTTCTGAACAGAAGTCTTTTAACGGTGGAAAGATGGACAAATTTGTTGAAAATAACGGACACGGTAATCCAATGGTTATGGATTATTATGATGGCAACACGGTAACGGCATTTTGGAATTTCGCCCAGCACTTTGCTATGAACGATCATTACTTTGGTTCAAACTTAGGACCATCAACACCGGGAGCTATCAACGTTGTTTCAGGTAACACGAGCGGCGCTGCTGCGTATAGTGCAAACAAAGCACAAAACGGAACCCCATTACAGCCTGGGGACAAGGGATTTCCTAGTTGGGCAGTTACAGGTGGTGACCTTTACGGTGACACAGACCCTTATTATGATTCTGCTTCTAAAGGGGCTACTGCGGGATTATCGGGTACCAATATCGGTGATTTGTTGAATAAAAAAGGACTCACTTGGGGTTCATTCTTTGGCGGATACGATAATCCAGCAGCACAGCACAAAAATATCGGTGGAAATGCAGTTACTGACTACATCCCGCATCACGAGCCATTTCAATACTATGCAGGAACGTCGAATCTAACTCATGCGAAACCGTCATCTGTCGCGATGATTGGACATACGGATCAAGCAAATCATCAATATGATTTGACTGACTTCTGGGCAGCCGCAAATGCTGGCAATCTGCCAAACTACTCTTTCTTGAAGGCACCTGCCTATCAAGACGGCCATCCATCCTACTCAGACCCGATTGACGAACAAAAATGGCTTGTAGAGACCGTCAATAAGCTGGAATCCTTACCTACGTGGAAAAGTACTGCGATTATTGTCACCTATGATGATTCCGACGGCTGGTATGATCACGTTATGCCCCCAACTGTGAATCCGAACGATCCGCATGCAAAAGCGGTGAAAGGAAATAATGCCGCTAATCCGCCGCAAGATCGTATAGGATACGGACCTCGGCTTCCGATGGTTGTAATATCGCCGTATGCTAAGCATAATGCTGTCGTCAGTACACTTGCAGACCAAGCCTCTGTCCTTCGTTTTGTTGAGGACAACTGGAAACTCGGACGCATTGGCAAAGGCTCCTTTGATACTCAAGCGGGCTCTCTTGATAACATGTTTGACTTTAGCCCAGGCTACTACAATCCTCCTGTGTTCCTAGATCCAAATACGGGCGAACCAGTAGCTAAAATGAAACCATTTACTCATAATGGACAGCTTTACGTGGCTGTGAAAGATCTGGAACAAAGCTTGGACGTTCGTGCACACAAGATTGGGAAGGAAGAAAGTTTTATATACGGGGGTCACTCCGTTGAAATACCATCCCACGGCAATTACGTTAGAGTAAACATGAAACCCGTTAAGCTGGAGGCTCCAATTGTTAAAAAGAATGGCTCCGTCTGTTTGCCAATTGCGAACTTATCAAAAGCCCTTGGTGTGACGCCAGTGCAGTTTAAGACAAACGAAATTTTGTTCAAACAAAGGAACGCGAAAGGGTCAAAGACCCAAACTAGCGGTACGGTTAACAGTAAAAACGATAGCAAGGGGTCTGCTGGTAAAGCAGCAGCGAGGTTTGTAGTTGAAAATAACAGTAGGACTGAATCTAGCACTTTGTCGATAGGAACACCTGACTCAGTGAGTGCAGGCACAAATAATGGAACACTTGTTAATCAAACCATACAAGGTGCTTACTCCGGAAAGACTTACAGCCTGATGATCAAGGGGAACCCTGCCGACGCGGGTAAGACTGTGTATGTAACATTCAAGCATGGTGATATGGACAAAACAGGTAAGCTTACATTAGGTGAAAGGGAAATCAGCATAACACCTGTTGCTGTAACTCTTGACTCAACAGGCAAAGCGGTTCTTACTTACACTGTAGGTACTGCCCCAATAAATGATGATGCTTATGACAATGATGAAATCGCGATATCCGATACAAAAGGAACGTCAGCTGCTTCGTACACGAACCAAATTACCGTATTGAGCTAA
- a CDS encoding metal ABC transporter permease, whose translation MFQFDFMQHAFIAGTIVSIMCGVIGVYVISRNSSFMAHTFSHIGFSGSAFAVYLGFSPLNGFLLFTIASALAIGQMGVKVFRREVSISVVLSVFLGLGLLFLSLSTKNANSMTSLLFGNILGISSNDVWQISILSILVLLLLTLGYKMLNFDSFDPVGAQAAGLPIRFISICFLLLLAVATTEASQMVGALLVFTLMTTPAAAARNLTHSIGRMIWISSLIALIGVWVGLVVGYYTNLPISFLITAFEGVLYFISLGWRSLHERMKPIEATTI comes from the coding sequence ATGTTTCAATTTGATTTTATGCAACATGCTTTTATAGCAGGAACCATCGTCTCCATTATGTGCGGTGTAATAGGAGTTTACGTGATTTCTAGAAACAGCTCATTTATGGCACATACGTTTTCTCATATTGGATTCTCTGGTTCTGCTTTTGCTGTATATTTAGGATTTAGCCCATTAAATGGGTTTCTTCTTTTTACCATTGCGAGTGCACTAGCAATTGGCCAGATGGGAGTAAAGGTCTTTAGACGAGAGGTATCCATTAGCGTGGTTTTAAGTGTGTTTCTTGGGCTTGGATTGTTATTTTTGTCACTTTCAACTAAAAATGCTAATTCAATGACTTCCCTTCTTTTTGGAAATATACTCGGCATAAGTTCGAATGACGTATGGCAAATATCGATTTTATCCATTTTGGTTCTTCTATTATTAACACTAGGTTATAAGATGCTGAATTTTGATTCGTTTGACCCAGTGGGCGCTCAAGCAGCGGGATTACCAATACGTTTTATCTCCATCTGTTTTTTGCTTTTACTTGCTGTAGCAACCACTGAAGCTTCACAGATGGTGGGTGCTTTGCTGGTCTTTACCTTGATGACCACTCCAGCTGCAGCAGCTCGTAATCTTACCCATTCAATCGGTAGAATGATATGGATTTCCTCGTTAATTGCTTTAATAGGAGTATGGGTTGGTTTGGTTGTTGGGTATTATACAAACTTGCCAATTAGCTTTTTAATAACAGCATTTGAAGGTGTCTTGTATTTTATTTCCCTTGGTTGGAGATCTCTTCATGAACGAATGAAGCCGATTGAAGCTACCACTATATAG
- a CDS encoding metal ABC transporter ATP-binding protein has translation MTKAVTLKNVNVSFDGKWVLRNLTFSVESGEFLGIIGPNGSGKTTLMRVLLSILKPQEGTVEIVNASCLGYVPQSRQIDPDTPLSARNFVSLGLPHKLRPWLTHQDRLIVEEAMELTNSMDYADKPIGKLSGGQRQRLFLAQALVRNPQILLLDEPTSNLDPGAQETIASVVDQIRRERGITVLFVSHDVNLISRYADNILYMTQDTYAIGTVDEIMQSSVLSKLYGMPVDVVHAGSSLLVSFDNTKETAASICVHSMAE, from the coding sequence TTGACTAAAGCTGTAACTCTTAAAAATGTAAATGTATCGTTTGATGGGAAGTGGGTCTTACGAAATCTTACTTTCTCAGTTGAATCTGGTGAATTCTTAGGAATTATTGGGCCTAACGGTTCTGGGAAAACAACACTTATGAGAGTTTTACTAAGCATACTTAAACCACAGGAAGGTACTGTTGAAATCGTAAATGCTTCTTGCCTTGGTTATGTACCCCAATCTAGGCAAATCGATCCTGATACACCGTTGTCAGCTCGGAATTTTGTGAGCTTAGGATTGCCGCATAAATTAAGACCATGGCTAACTCACCAAGATAGATTGATCGTTGAAGAGGCTATGGAATTGACTAATTCTATGGATTATGCCGATAAACCGATTGGGAAATTATCGGGTGGGCAACGTCAACGTCTGTTTTTAGCTCAAGCATTGGTAAGAAATCCACAAATACTGTTACTTGACGAACCCACTTCGAATTTAGACCCAGGGGCTCAAGAAACCATTGCATCAGTAGTCGATCAAATCCGCCGAGAACGTGGGATAACCGTTTTATTTGTAAGTCATGATGTCAATTTAATTTCGAGATATGCGGATAACATCCTATATATGACCCAGGATACTTATGCTATAGGAACGGTCGATGAAATTATGCAGTCCTCTGTTTTATCTAAACTCTATGGAATGCCAGTCGATGTCGTACATGCGGGTTCTAGTCTTCTTGTCTCATTTGATAATACAAAAGAAACCGCTGCATCCATATGTGTGCATTCGATGGCGGAATAG
- a CDS encoding metal ABC transporter solute-binding protein, Zn/Mn family translates to MVKLSRLPKITSLAASVSLIFLLSACGSSANSASTSNEVNSTSSSKIKIVAAENFYGEVAKAVGGDHVVVTNILDNPNTDPHDYEPTPDVARTVSNSQMIVYNGVGYDGWMDKLISADSSSKSKSIIKVADDVMGKKDGDNEHVWYNPDAMPKLAYKLADNLAKLDPSQAQTYHKNAQTFIASLVKFQKKVQKLKQISGVKIDVSEPVFDYMANALNMSVNDPKFSKAIDEGTDPSASDVAQLQSDIKGKNIKLFVYNIQNSSPTVDNLVKMAENSGVPIVKVTETEPKGKTYLQWMDDQLDQVSKALEIK, encoded by the coding sequence ATGGTAAAACTGAGCAGACTTCCAAAGATTACGAGTCTTGCAGCATCGGTGTCCTTAATATTTCTATTGAGTGCCTGTGGTTCATCTGCGAATTCTGCGTCTACATCAAATGAAGTTAATTCAACATCCAGCAGTAAAATTAAAATCGTTGCAGCAGAGAATTTTTATGGAGAGGTAGCTAAAGCCGTTGGAGGGGATCATGTAGTGGTTACCAACATTCTAGATAATCCTAACACAGACCCACATGACTATGAACCAACTCCTGATGTGGCAAGAACGGTTAGTAATTCTCAAATGATTGTATATAACGGGGTCGGATATGACGGCTGGATGGATAAGCTGATCAGTGCAGATTCCTCCTCAAAATCAAAATCCATCATAAAAGTAGCAGATGACGTAATGGGCAAAAAAGATGGGGATAATGAACATGTTTGGTACAATCCCGACGCGATGCCGAAACTAGCATATAAGCTTGCAGATAATTTGGCAAAGTTAGATCCAAGTCAGGCTCAAACTTACCATAAAAATGCACAAACATTTATTGCTTCATTAGTAAAGTTTCAAAAAAAAGTTCAGAAACTTAAACAAATATCTGGAGTGAAGATAGACGTTTCAGAACCAGTATTTGATTACATGGCAAATGCACTAAACATGAGTGTTAATGATCCGAAATTTTCAAAAGCAATCGATGAAGGGACGGATCCTTCGGCTTCCGATGTTGCTCAGCTGCAAAGTGATATAAAAGGAAAAAATATTAAACTATTTGTATATAATATACAAAACTCTAGCCCGACAGTCGATAATCTTGTGAAAATGGCAGAAAACTCTGGAGTTCCAATTGTAAAAGTTACTGAAACAGAACCAAAGGGTAAGACCTATTTACAATGGATGGATGATCAATTAGATCAGGTTTCAAAGGCATTAGAGATTAAATAA
- a CDS encoding darcynin family protein, with product MTKNNLNHGIIILLEFYPSWLALPREKRRELAGDLYSIIGKYSKNVKVKFFDADAFGDGTYTDFILCETSDLKMYHFMWEEIRDTYTYSNGYFKIKKVIMGVQNAYQKFEEEVLEMDSE from the coding sequence ATGACAAAAAACAATTTAAATCACGGTATTATAATTTTATTAGAGTTTTATCCATCTTGGTTAGCTTTACCTCGTGAAAAAAGAAGAGAGCTTGCAGGGGATTTATATTCAATAATTGGAAAATACAGCAAAAACGTTAAGGTGAAATTTTTTGACGCAGATGCCTTTGGAGACGGTACCTATACCGATTTTATTTTATGTGAAACATCAGATTTAAAAATGTATCATTTTATGTGGGAAGAAATACGAGATACATATACCTATTCTAATGGTTACTTTAAAATTAAAAAAGTTATTATGGGTGTACAGAATGCCTATCAAAAATTCGAGGAAGAAGTTTTAGAAATGGATTCTGAATAA
- a CDS encoding N-acetylmuramoyl-L-alanine amidase family protein: protein MGTHEKSLTLPTVQAVEQKLEKAGATVIMTRTDNSYIPLQQREDISNQNHADAFISFHYNWSDESSVNGLTDFYYQKSNNPLASDILNEVTKTTGLNNIGKNSMTCMFYETMLNQLQHTLRKSYAQFLQYPYISNL, encoded by the coding sequence GTGGGAACACACGAAAAATCATTGACCTTACCAACAGTTCAAGCGGTTGAACAAAAGCTTGAAAAAGCAGGTGCCACTGTCATCATGACTCGGACCGATAATTCGTATATTCCCTTACAACAACGTGAAGATATTTCCAACCAAAACCATGCGGACGCTTTTATAAGTTTTCACTATAATTGGTCAGATGAGTCATCGGTAAATGGATTGACTGATTTTTACTATCAGAAATCAAATAATCCTTTAGCCTCGGATATTTTAAATGAGGTCACAAAAACAACGGGATTAAATAACATTGGAAAAAATTCGATGACTTGTATGTTTTACGAAACAATGCTCAACCAGCTCCAACATACATTAAGAAAATCTTATGCACAGTTCTTGCAGTATCCATATATTTCAAATTTGTGA
- a CDS encoding DNA-directed RNA polymerase subunit alpha C-terminal domain-containing protein, with amino-acid sequence MIDAGINTTEQVLSGSETDLMNVHNLGEKRSREIWNSAYNSVIEYMS; translated from the coding sequence TTGATTGATGCAGGAATAAATACAACTGAACAAGTTTTATCAGGTTCAGAAACAGACTTAATGAATGTCCATAATTTAGGAGAAAAGAGATCAAGAGAAATATGGAATAGTGCTTATAATTCTGTAATTGAATATATGTCGTGA
- a CDS encoding glycosyltransferase family 39 protein: MRQVNLKFKRHYLGLAAILLLSIILNFYKLGQEGIGNTFYSAAVKSMLDNWHNFFFNSFDPKGFITIDKPPVDFWFQALSAYIFGFKGWSLFFPQALAGVLAVALLYHLVARVFGIGAGLLAALFLALTPIVVAADRTNEVDCMLMFVTLIATWALSRAVEKSHLKWLVLAFFLVGVGFNIKMMEAFLVLPAFYLFYLINPKLTWRKKIAHLLTATIVLVVVSLSWSVIVDSVPADQRPYVGSTQDNSMVTLAIGYNGINRLVGQQHGGQGNFRMGSQHGGQGNNYTGSQHGGQGSFHTGSQQSGQGSFHTGSQQGGQGNYHMGSQQSGRFSNMNGGRGAHGNAGNYSGFGQTGNAGIFRLFTTSGLDGQLSWLLPGVFISVIALLWGTRFRSPLDRKRQTAVLWTVWVLTMFVFFSIAQRFSSYYMVQMAPGIAALAGAGFIKMWKQWCANEKKESWFLPLALVCTVIFEISVVWKYPTLRDPLSIAIGVLALISLVCLLFVKKIAAPGKRSISIIALVIGVLSLVVAPSAWAITPIEYGGNVTKPVAGPELKNQHGQEDMASNAKLENYLKSNYQKGTYLVATLNSMSAAPMILDTGLPVMAMGGFMGNDPALTVPKLQKLVNEGQVRYFLLQGRSFGGQQSAVLNWIKSNCVVVPASKWEDSQSTSKQGGGWMGFGNSSMTLYEYVKK, translated from the coding sequence ATGAGACAAGTAAATTTAAAATTCAAGAGGCATTATCTTGGATTGGCAGCAATTCTATTGTTATCTATCATTCTTAATTTTTATAAGTTAGGGCAGGAGGGGATTGGAAATACTTTTTATTCTGCCGCAGTAAAAAGTATGCTGGATAATTGGCATAACTTCTTCTTTAATTCATTTGATCCTAAAGGATTTATAACCATTGATAAACCACCAGTTGATTTTTGGTTTCAAGCATTAAGTGCATATATCTTTGGGTTTAAAGGATGGAGTTTATTTTTTCCTCAAGCTCTGGCAGGTGTATTAGCGGTCGCTTTACTGTACCATCTTGTGGCTCGTGTATTTGGAATTGGGGCCGGGCTGTTGGCAGCACTATTTTTGGCACTAACCCCGATTGTTGTGGCAGCGGACCGGACAAATGAAGTGGATTGTATGCTCATGTTTGTTACTCTGATTGCCACTTGGGCGCTTAGCAGAGCGGTAGAGAAAAGCCATTTAAAATGGTTAGTTCTTGCATTTTTTCTAGTTGGAGTCGGGTTTAACATTAAGATGATGGAAGCATTCCTTGTATTGCCGGCCTTTTATCTTTTTTATTTGATCAACCCCAAATTAACTTGGAGAAAAAAGATTGCACACTTATTGACAGCTACAATCGTTCTTGTGGTTGTTTCCTTATCTTGGTCGGTTATTGTGGATTCAGTTCCTGCAGACCAGCGCCCATATGTGGGAAGTACGCAGGATAATTCAATGGTGACGCTTGCCATTGGTTATAACGGGATTAATCGGTTGGTTGGTCAGCAGCATGGCGGACAAGGGAATTTCCGCATGGGATCACAGCATGGCGGACAGGGAAATAACTACACGGGTTCACAGCATGGCGGACAGGGAAGTTTCCACACGGGATCACAGCAAAGTGGACAGGGAAGTTTCCACACGGGATCACAGCAAGGTGGACAGGGGAACTACCACATGGGTTCACAGCAAAGCGGACGGTTTAGTAATATGAACGGAGGAAGAGGAGCTCACGGAAATGCAGGGAATTATTCTGGGTTTGGACAAACAGGGAATGCGGGCATTTTCAGGCTGTTTACAACCTCCGGATTGGATGGTCAGCTCAGCTGGCTTTTACCGGGTGTCTTCATTAGTGTTATAGCACTTTTATGGGGAACGCGCTTCCGGTCACCTCTAGACCGTAAACGCCAAACGGCTGTTTTATGGACAGTATGGGTTTTGACCATGTTTGTCTTCTTTAGTATTGCACAAAGGTTCAGCAGTTACTACATGGTTCAGATGGCTCCAGGTATTGCAGCTTTGGCAGGAGCCGGTTTTATCAAGATGTGGAAACAATGGTGTGCAAATGAGAAAAAAGAAAGTTGGTTTTTACCGCTTGCATTGGTGTGTACCGTCATCTTTGAAATATCGGTAGTATGGAAATATCCGACTTTACGTGACCCGCTTTCCATTGCAATTGGGGTTCTAGCATTGATTTCCTTGGTTTGTTTGCTGTTTGTCAAGAAAATAGCGGCTCCGGGTAAAAGAAGTATTTCTATCATTGCGCTTGTGATTGGTGTTCTGTCTTTAGTCGTTGCCCCATCAGCATGGGCGATTACTCCGATTGAATACGGAGGAAACGTGACCAAACCGGTTGCAGGTCCTGAGCTGAAAAACCAGCATGGACAAGAAGACATGGCATCCAATGCTAAACTTGAAAACTATTTAAAGTCGAATTATCAAAAAGGAACCTATTTGGTGGCAACATTAAACTCTATGTCGGCTGCTCCGATGATTCTTGATACCGGTCTTCCTGTTATGGCGATGGGAGGATTTATGGGAAATGATCCGGCGCTTACGGTTCCAAAGCTGCAAAAGCTTGTCAATGAAGGGCAGGTCCGTTATTTCCTTCTGCAAGGAAGATCATTTGGAGGTCAACAATCAGCAGTACTCAATTGGATTAAATCCAATTGTGTTGTCGTACCTGCATCTAAGTGGGAGGACTCACAATCTACTTCCAAACAAGGCGGAGGCTGGATGGGATTTGGGAATTCCTCAATGACGCTTTATGAATATGTGAAAAAATGA